The Kryptolebias marmoratus isolate JLee-2015 linkage group LG18, ASM164957v2, whole genome shotgun sequence genome includes a region encoding these proteins:
- the LOC108240976 gene encoding fibulin-1: protein MASRITLLLPLFGLLSGLEGQLPSLQECCEVGRNVAERDRDCSVLPPFTSHVCSIAQEHCCRFVVRDRACKNGVRMARAQGACERPFFTGSQWETQISKICCDCCTLGVKAATEGLSCELPGLQLGKQCASAAKMCCEEPEEIKPTTAGPKDPEVFSTGSPEETNICSDASCAQLCVGNGKCGCYEGFTLQNDSLNCVDVDKCASGTHNCAATSVCINAAGSFLCQPKETCGTGFTRDAAGGCVDISECAADPGPCRLGQTCINAVSSFICDGTAATCPRGYRLSADGTRCQDVDECLIGEKCGSHICVNLEGTYRCDCRPGFTFSAVSKLCQDINECTHYPRRLCAHRCENTAGSFWCGCSLGFKLAHDRCSCDDVDECESKPCSQECTNVHGSYQCYCRRGYQLSDVGRRTCEDIDECATPNICSYICINAPGGFNCTCPPRGYMLAQDGWTCQDIDECAEGTHTCSPVENCFNVRGGFRCFSFECPPNFLRATSGPAGSASEVVRCVKSCHHRDASCGLNPTHIITSTVLSLPTLRDLKQPEEIVLLRTATKASPVPNEPDVLFDILATEKRNSFDVIKTSQNGTIVGVIRQVRPIVGPRELVLKVIMKYVHSGIVSQQNIVIIHVLISEFWF from the exons ATGGCGTCGAGGATTACTCTTCTGCTTCCTCTCTTTGGGCTTCTGAGTGGGCTCG AGGGCCAGCTTCCCTCTTTGCAGGAGTGCTGTGAGGTCGGGAGAAACGTCGCGGAGAGAGACCGAGACTGCTCAGTCCTTCCGCCTTTCACCTCCCACGTGTGCAG CATCGCTCAGGAGCACTGCTGTCGTTTCGTGGTCAGAGACAGAGCCTGTAAGAACGGCGTCCGGATGGCCCGGGCCCAGGGGGCCTGCGAGAGGCCCTTCTTCACAGGCTCCCAATGGGAAACACAAATCTCCAAG ATTTGCTGCGACTGCTGCACGCTCGGCGTGAAGGCGGCGACCGAGGGTCTGAGCTGCGAGCTTCCGGGCCTGCAGCTGGGAAAGCAGTGCGCCAGCGCCGCTAAGATGTGCTGTGAGGAACCCGAGGAAATCAAACCAACGACAGCAG GACCAAAAGATCCTGAGGTTTTTTCTACCGGGTCTCcagaggaaacaaacatctgctcAG ACGCCAGCTGCGCTCAGTTGTGTGTGGGTAATGGAAAATGTGGCTGCTACGAGGGTTTCACGCTGCAAAATGACAGCCTGAACTGTGTGG ACGTGGACAAGTGCGCCTCAGGGACCCATAACTGTGCAGCGACCTCCGTTTGCATCAACGCAGCCGGGTCGTTCCTCTGTCAGCCGAAGGAGACGTGTGGGACGGGCTTCACCCGGGATGCTGCCGGCGGCTGCGTCG ATATTAGCGAGTGTGCGGCCGATCCGGGTCCGTGCCGGCTCGGTCAGACCTGCATCAACGCGGTCAGCTCGTTCATCTGTGACGGGACGGCGGCGACCTGTCCGCGGGGATATCGTCTGTCTGCTGACGGCACCCGCTGCCAAG ATGTGGACGAGTGTCTTATCGGTGAAAAGTGTGGAAGCCACATCTGTGTCAACCTGGAGGGAACGTATCGGTGCGACTGCCGACCTGGCTTCACGTTCAGCGCCGTCAGCAAGCTGTGCCAAG ATATTAATGAGTGCACACATTACCCCAGACGACTCTGTGCCCATAGGTGTGAGAACACAGCGGGGTCCTTTTGGTGCGGCTGCTCCTTGGGATTTAAACTGGCTCACGACAGATGCAGCTGCGACG ATGTCGACGAGTGTGAAAGCAAACCCTGCAGCCAGGAGTGCACCAACGTCCACGGTTCATATCAGTGCTACTGTCGCCGTGGTTACCAGCTGAGCGACGTTGGCAGGAGGACCTGTGAAG ATATCGATGAGTGCGCAACGCCGAACATCTGTTCCTACATCTGCATCAACGCTCCCGGTGGTTTCAACTGTACCTGCCCACCCAGAGGCTACATGCTTGCCCAGGATGGCTGGACCTGTCAAG acATCGATGAATGCGCTGAGGGAACTCATACCTGCTCTCCTGTGGAGAACTGCTTCAACGTCCGGGGAGGCTTTCGCTGTTTCAGCTTTGAGTGTCCGCCGAACTTCCTGCGAGCAACAAGCGG ACCCGCAGGAAGTGCCTCGGAGGTTGTGCGTTGTGTTAAATCCTGCCACCATCGCGACGCCAGCTGCGGTCTCAACCCCACCCACATCATCACCTCCACCGTCCTCTCTCTGCCAACGCTGCGAGACTTAAAGCAACCTGAAG AGATCGTTTTGCTGAGGACGGCAACTAAAGCGTCTCCTGTCCCAAACGAGCCTGACGTGCTCTTCGACATCTTGGCCACGGAAAAACGAAACTCCTTCGACGTGATAAAAACCTCCCAGAATGGCACGATTGTGG GTGTGATCCGGCAGGTGAGGCCTATCGTGGGCCCCAGGGAGCTCGTGTTGAAGGTCATCATGAAGTACGTCCATTCAGGGATcgtttcacaacaaaacatcGTCATCATCCATGTCCTGATCTCTGAATTCTGgttctga